The Rhopalosiphum maidis isolate BTI-1 chromosome 4, ASM367621v3, whole genome shotgun sequence region CGGATTCATGTCTTGTTGTTcgtacctaaaatatatatgatatattatattatagtcatgaCGACAGCcattttgaaatcaaataatataattcggaACATATATGTTGATGTGGTGGGGGATCATGTTGAGGTGCGGTATACgaaagaaaatgtattatgtaacaaTACGATATAAAAATCGCGAGGCTCGTACATTATCTTTTTgtgttttaacaataatagtaggtacctatacctaatattaaattttataaaaaaaaatcaacaacagGAAATACGAtcagaatatttcaattgataagttttttctcattattattagttaactgAGACTGCGGCGCTTCATTCCAGTTGGATTGATTTTGGGACCAAACGCAATCTAACGGTCGAACGAATCGAAATAcgcaatacgtataatatgatcggttgtcaaattaaaaaaaaaaaaaactattgttaGCGTTCGTTGGAACGCCACCGCGCcgctgaaaatgtattatttgtataatattatattattatatttaataattggagCCCATTGTGGATGCGGTGAATAGGTCAGGTAGAAAATTATGTCTAGtccctttttataaaaatataagccaTGTGCACGTAAGAGTATATCTGTACTGCACTGAACCACGCTCGTCATCATCAATCCCACGGgtgtttcatttattattttattgtgtgtgGGTACTGCAGGGTAATGACCGTAAGATATCTATATAGAGGGATCCTTACCGTCATCATCATCGTcgcataactattaaatatcgaTGAGAtccaaatatgtttatatggtGCAGAACAACTTCCTCTttgctaatataatataatagctttaCTTACATGGCTTAGCTATTATAATTGGAAAAAACgaaacgtattttttaaataaatattcttaataagtatatttgttttttgtttaacagCTCTCGACAAGCTGGGATTCGGTGGAGCTTCCTTGGGAAACGGCGCTGTGGAGCCTATCCAACCAAACGTAGCTTTCGACATCGCCAGTCTAGTACTATACGGCTGTCAAGCACTACCGATAAGACTCAAGATCTTGTTAGACCGATTGTTCAGCGTTCTCCGTCAAGACGAAGTGTCAGCCGTGCTCAGAGGGTTCGGTTGGACGCATGAAGACTATGCCAGGGGTTATATACTTCAGGTAATATTAtggtcataataatacatatagtcgtaatatataaataaaacagcaTGTAGTGGAAggtgtgtatatgtgtatgtgcaatatgtttatataagctAGTGTGTGTGCTCCGGACGATAAAAGGGTTAAACACACAAAAACGCATCGATAGATTCCTAATGAACGACTAAAACGACCTTATATCGATGTTTGTTTTTGGGGTCGTCCGTGGCGTTGGTGGATACGTGACGTGAACGTCGTGTGAAGGGTTTGGGAAAAACAAACCAACCTGAAAGGGTTGCAGTAATTTTGTGTAATACACGACTCGTGTCCGTAAGTTGACTTTCTCTCCCTCTCTCTCCctctctttatatatatatatacatgttactTATAGTAATGGATGATtgaattacacacacacacataggcGCGTACATTTAAAAGTCCCTAGGGCTAGCTGTCTTGCGAATATACGTAGCCGAGCACGTTATTTCGTTAACTATTGTTTTCATTGCATGACCACCGACGGTCATTACGCTATGTGTGCCTCGGGCAGGCGTTAAATTTAAGAGTCGTACTCTTGGGATTGACAATTGGCacgaaaaatacaaacaactaCACGTTTtacacgatatatatatatgacataagtaatttgatcaattatttcttaatgtataatatgttatatttaatttttaaaatatcgagTTATTGCTATTTAACAGGGTAATATACTGTAGttgcttattatattttttgattttatcttTATAGGAACCACTCGGTGGTGGAATTTTGGAACGTTGGAACATATGTAGCCCAGAAGAAGAGCCGCTTGTGCTGCAACAGTTTTTGAGATTCGGAGAAACCCGAGCAGTTACACAACAATTGCTGTTGCACGGCTTAGGAGCTGATTTTCGGGCTTTACCCGCCTTGGAGACTGACATGAAACGGCTAATGGAACGTCAGAAACAGCAATTGAACAATGACCATAAGTCCGGATTTGACATCAATAAATTCCGGACACGGACACCACCTCCGCAATCAATACCGTTGTTGCCGCTACCACTGCCTCAACTTACACCACGACTTCAACTAGGCAGTTCCCCGCCTTCACCACCAAAACCAGTGTTTGGGTTCGCCAAGCCACCAGGTGGACTTCCTATGTTACAGCCACCGCCAGTTGGTAATAATGCTTGTAATGGAGCAGGTTCGCCACCGGCCGGTAGTCCTACCAGCAGTGTATCGCCACTCAACAAGTTACAAAACATGCAGCCGTTTGACTTTCGAAAGATGCAGTCAGCTGCATCTGGGTTTGGTGGTGGCAAGCCATTGCAAGTCCCATCGGGCCGACGGTCAAATAACTCATCAACTGACTTACTGCCGCCACCTCCACGCCCAAGccagcagcaacagcaacaacaacagcaacaacagcagcaacaacagcagcagcagcagcaacaacaaaACGACTTCAACAACAAGTACGGTCCACCCGACAGCTTAGCCGGCAGTAGTGATTTCGGTTCCGATGATGGTGATGAAGAAGAAGAAAACTCACAGAGCGCGTTGAACCTCAGCAAAGACAGTGCTCCAAAAGCGTTACGCCCGCACCGGGGTCACGTTCGCAAGACTCCACAGCCGTTAAAAAGACAGTGGGGATCGGCTGGGTTGCCGTTGAATTTAGGTACTCAACTCATTAACCCAGCAACAGGAAAAAAACGCGTGCAATGCAACGTTTGCCTGAAGACGTTTTGTGATAAAGGGGCACTGAAAATTCACTTTTCTGCCGTCCATTTGCGTGAGATGCACAAATGCACCGTAGAAGGGTGTAACATGATGTTTAGTTCTAGACGTTCTCGAAACCGGCATAGTGCCAACCCTAATCCTAAACTTCACTCGCCACACTTACGTCGAAAAATCTCACCACATGATGGGCGTAGCTCACAAGCCCACCACCCGATGGTTATAACTCCATTACAGGCTTCTGCTATGAATCAACTAGCGTTTGGAGCGTTTCCGTTATTGACTGGTGGCACTGACTTGAGAGCTACTGGATCTAAACACAGTTCCGCGTCAGGCCTACACCTGGCCGAAGAACTACGTCGCTCGGCAGAATTTTCATCGGACAACATGGACGAGTACATGGACGATGAGGAAGACGGCATCGTTGTGGATGGTAACGCAGTGGACGATGATGAAGATGACTCAGAGCACCGAAGCGATCGGAGCTGCAAGCGAATGTCGGAAGATTCTGAAGACGACGGTGGTAGCACTGCCGCCGAACCACAAAACAACCATCACCATctcaacaacaataacaacataaataatgacaataacaaCGATCGACCACCAATAGTAGCTATTAAGAATGTGCACAAGCGGAAGAGCATGAACCCGACGAGGTTTGCAGCTGCAGCTGACCTCAGCGATGAAGGAATGTCCTGTGCGGACGATTACGGTTCGGTCGCGTCACCCAAAGATAACAACAACGAAGTAGCTCCCGCCGTCTGCAAATCGGAACCCAATTTAACTGACGAAGATGACGGTTGCTTAAACCTTAGCAGGAAACGGTTGTCACCCAGTCCCGTAACTGTGGGTGGCGGTGGTGACGGTGACGGAAGTGGTAGACAGTCTGCGGCGGAAGGAGTAGGAGGTGGTTCGAGAGACTCGTTACTGTCCGAAGAAGATGACGGGCTGCTAGAAGAAGACGATGACTTGGATGACGACGTGGACGATGACTTGGACTTGGACGACGACTTGGATGAGGATGCGGACGACTTGGACGAGTGCGACTCTGAGAGTGACGGTAATCATCGCGTATATGGCGTGTTTGAGAACGGCCGGTTCGTGGCCACAGACGACGTGCCTGTGGACAAAGACAACCCGTGTGCCTGCATGGCGTGTGGCAAGACGTTTCCTAACCAGTTCGGTGTCAAGTCCCATTACCAGCGCGTGCACCTGAAACTAATGCATAAGTGCATAGTGGACGGCTGCAACGCGACGTTCCCGTCCAAGCGGAGTCGGGACCGACACAGTTCCAACCTAAATCTGCACCGGAAACTGTTGTCTACGTCATCGCCGTCGTCATCAACGACGGAACCACCTCGGCAACAGTCTCATCACCGTCAGTCATCATTGCTGCAGTCATCGCAGCAATCGGTCCAGAAGCAACTCCAACAGCCTTCGGCCTCGCTGCCACCACCCACACCGTCGTCGCAGCAACATCCGCACCAGACCCATCCAGTGCCCGCGCCTGTAGCCAGCAGTGCCGCCACCACCGCAGCCAACATCATGGCGGCTGCCGCTGACAACCCATATGGAATGCATGCCGAGTTCCTGGCTCGCTTGTATGCCGATTCGCAGCAACAGTTCCAGGCGTTCGCAGGTGGCAATGGACTGATGCAGGTTCCACCGCAGTTCGCCAGCGGCACGTCAGTCGGCTCACCGTTTAGGCACTTACCCGCAGCCGCAGCGGCTATGGCTATGGCGGCTGCGTCCGCGGCCAATGGATGTGGCAACGTGACATCACCGCCGTCCGCCGCCCGGCTGGTGTACTCGGCCGACGAGGACCTGCCAGCCACACCCGACAAGGAGAATGGCAGCATGTACGCGTGCCGGTTCTGCAGCAAATCGTTCCCAGACAAGAACGGCATGCGTGAGCATTACGAACAGCTGCACATGCACGAAATGCACCGATGTAAGATGCCCGGGTGCGGTATGGTGTTCAGCTCTCGAACCAGGCGGAACGCTCACGCGGAGAACAGCCATCAGCAGCAGCCGGCCTTGTCGGCAGGCGCGCAGGCCGCCACGTCGTGACCTCGACCCGTGCCTCACCACCAGCGATTTCCCGTGCCGCCGCCCTGGTGGTGGTAGATGCCGCACGAACGTGGtataaactacataatattattataatatcatatcggTTGATGTGGTATGATACGTTTTCATTACGATACTCTTATTATCAGTCCCCACCTATCGCTCGTCTTCCCCTTTCACTCACCATCTACTACTATATATGTTATTCTCGATCACCTGTTGTAAAgtgtttaagaatttaattgttaagtcCCCGCAGCAATCTTTTTACTTTTGTTCTGGTGCTCAAGTCAAACGTTTAACCTCATCATCGTCGTTTgtgtgtacaataaaataattaattaacaatatgcGTCTTATACTACTCGTGTATGTGATTCGACTTACGATTATATAACGTATTCCCATCACCCTCAACCCCTACAGTTTTACGAagcgaatttttattatataaactttattataactattacatatacgtatacgatgtatgaaaatatgtgattcatttttgttaatatatatttattataatatttactattattattattattattacgatttatatatattattataaacgattaatattatatcgtcgtGGCTGTTCTACttaagaacattattattattatttttttttatcgtagcATACATtaattactatgtataatattatttagaaatgagTAGAGACAAGTGCGCGCAAACAATATATAcgactattaattttaatatatacctatgctatgtatacattgtttttacatattaaaggTTGTgttgagtatattatgtatatatatttataaaaatatatatatatacatatacatcatattaatcTAGTGAAATATCTTTTTGTAAATAGGTATGAGTAGTTTATTTTAGATAGATACGTTTATTATCTTGTACTACGcaatataacaacaatttatagtgagtttttaataattattatattattattattattgtatataaaatatgtttcgtTTAACACGTGATACGCGTTATTCATTATTGCAGTCATCGCcgtgcatatataataatatgtgtaaatattatattatatataatacgtcataggcgtattatataaacattgtaagttatattatatatacacgcgcgtgtgtgtgtgcgtgtaaaataatgatacgcGTAAGCATTTCTCTCTCGActtaatcaaaaacaaaaaaaaaaaaaaatgcaaaaaaatatctgatataagaaatttgataatatttactagTCCTTATCTTTTAGAGTGTATTTTGTAGGTACGGCAatatcattgtaataataataactttgtacgccttacaatgtattatttattatatattatattgtgtggaCGTACGTTTTTGTGCAGTATAAtcgacaaaaatatatattattattattattattactattatataagtgttcattttttttccctaaaaatgtctatacaacaataaataatattatataggttgtatattataatatatctattaatattataatggccaataagaaaatatatcatatatatattattgatatgtgacaactatatactaaattattatacttggaaATTACTTATTTGCAATTCACGCATTTTAAGTGCacatactgtatataataatatatcacctGATACAAACATTAAGTTTCGTAATAAcaggtaggtatatagtttaaatattataaattatatcacaactattatttttgcaaaacTCGACGGACGTATcgggatattttttaaattaaaaatataggtatccaGACCCTATGTACAACATTGGTTGCACagaaatttaaacatacagGTACTAcaggtacctataaaatatacaatgtatataacaaatatactaCATGTGTGCAGACGAATGACGGTACCTACATTTATACATGACTACAGTATCGTCAGTATCAACCGACTAACTGCAGAAAacccattaaaatttaaaactgattCGGCAAATGCGAATTACTTATACAAATTACCTAATACCTCTTTATACCGTGGCGGTTGACGTCGCGTATCGTAAACACAGAAAACCGACGGCCGCATGTTATTTCGTTACTTGCGTCCCCAAAAAGGTATATTTTgcaggtaatatattttaccggTGACTTGCGTCTCATTTTAGGGACGCAAGCAGGCTGTATAATTAGTATCGATATTATCTACTAAAATCACTAAAATTGATGGTTCGTAaactatactgtatattaaacTTCACTATTTTTGGGATAGGGATAGTTCAGTTTATGGATACAATTtatctatacaaattatggtatatcataataattaggtatattatttaattaatagcattaataccaacaaaaaaaaagataacagaaaaatagcatttataattagaatacttaaaaaaacaaatcaaaagttgaaaaaaaaacgaaatttccccattcaattttataataaacgtttCATTTAAACCTTGtactatatactttaaatgaactataattattatcatcaggacaaaatgtaaaacacatgcataatatatattgacatGAATGATAGGTGACAACATAATGTTTTGGaactaatacattataaattaaaataaacatgaatatattttttttattgacatattaattttgattatattgatattttctgGACGCAACTGACACAGgtactgataataatttcgGATGTAAGTAGTATATATCAGCTTACCTACAAATAAGGAAAATTGTAAGTTTCTACATCAAAGTAGCaggtaaaaaattacatacgttaatttctattaaaaatattaacaatatttattgaatcaaTTATGGGCcactaaattatgtttaaagaactattattcattaattatttagtcattgtatattatttgtacatataaatatataatacaatcacTAAACCATCATATAATCCAGTAAATCAATACGATCTATGGTGGGTTAATTTCTTGTTTTATACGGTAGTACATTTGGGCATAATAGGTTAGGTCGCTGTATTTCGAACAATAAGCTTAAACATTAATCTCACAATatcacttataaattataatgatgtattatagcaaaagatgtttttaatttttcttatccagtcatcaataaacatattatttaaaaattcaagtatcaaataataatcaatggtaaaataaaaaatagaaataattcgttaaaaataacagtttctGCTGTTAAAAGTCTTATACAACAAGTTTTTAGTACACAGgtgctaataaaataataaatcagcacatcataaattaaataaggtaCATacgttttataacaaaataaataaacgaatgATAAACAGaaacatataaatcaaatttaaattatacgtaaTCAAATGACGTTTAACGCgtaagcatatatatatatacataaatatatatgagcatttttatttcttatgccTGCACTGTATTGTAAAAAGTTACTGCGTGCAATTGTTTTCTACGTGTCATGTCTTTTcacataaatgtttaaaatgtttaaatactattataatatttatactttatcgaTAGACGTCATAATTGTTAAAACGATTGGCGAATAAGTTTAATActttagatttataaaaattatcaatggaAGATGATATTGATTTAGAATCAGTGCTTGAATTGGGGATGGACGTGAGGGGACGGAGTCCgccttcttttttatttttgtttaacataCCCCTTCTATTTATATGAAACGGAACGCTGGAAACGAAACATTTGCTGTGGTGAATTTGTCAATCATCAGTTTTATCTGATgcaaaattatacctataacctatagccataatatttgtatatttgtatcgactatgaaaaaaaatggttaataataatggataattaataatataatcaatcgtTAGGCTGCGGCGACCACATCTAGACCTTTCTTCTATGCGACCACTACGATCATAGATATTGTAAACGTGTTActatttttcacttttattataataatatttaaaagaagaaGATGTCAAATCTATGAgtgttttttcaacaaattttacACTAATTCACTTTTAACATCGATTGGCCACAGTTGAATTAATTGCTCATATTTTAtaggaaatatataaaaaaaaatattcatgactaggtgtttataaataaaaaacttaactaAATGAACGTGGATAtatgtattactaaaaaaGATCTTGTATaatagacaattattatacgttacaattttacaaacacTACCAGACAGAAAAAATTTACGTTTCCgtaatatgtacaatgtttCGAACAGATTCATATGTCATTCAACGAGATCACAGCCACCGAATAATCGGATCAGAATCGAATCGCACGCGTTGTCAGATCATTACAGCGACACACGAGACGGGCAGCTCAAACGAGAGCGATACACCCGTAACGCGGAACTCTGACGAGTCAATGGAACTGTGCCATATGCTCGCTAGGTCCGACGTACGCGCGACTTATCATTTCTGCGGAACGTAACCTGCCGTAACTCTGCGCATATGTCGACAATGCCGATAACGCACAGGGAAACGGAGTTTTACGAATATACGTTCTGTTTGGGAAACATACTTGATGAACACTTACGAATAACGTATTCCTACAAATGACTGTTTATCGCATAACAAGGAgacagataaaataaaacatgcattaacgcaaatatttataatacagatGTGACTATCAGTGTTCGCGCAAACGCAACAAACCAACAACTGACGCACTGCCCGAACGGTGTCAGACTTATATTATAGGCCACGGAACAAGGCCAAAGTCGAATTCTGTTTGTGCATAATCACTATTTGATAATACGAGTACAATCGATGTAATGTGCAGgcagcataataatatgtcaaagatcaaaaaatatagataccaGATGCCTTCCCTAATCGCGCAAGTCTGCCCGGGGTGGGTCTTGCTACGACGGAGGACAGACTGTGAATGTCAATGCTTGTCGTTTCGCCGGGCCTTTAATACCCGGTGTTCTGTGACGGATAACCAGAAACCGTAGAAACCTTAATAGTGCAATCGCCGTAAAAacacacaatttaattaaaagtcaTCATaggaataaaatgattttaataataatacaaatagcgatattgataataataataataataataataagattagaaataagaataataaaaaggaaaaGAAGAATCTAGAACCTTATCCGTGCATTCCCCCCCCCCACCGAACGGAAAAATCCCTCTTGTCgggcaaaaatttaaaagttaaaatatttaacaattatttattatgtaaaaactttCACGGGATTTTAAGACTTTTCCAGAGTTTTTTTCCAACTCGTTCTTTTCGTATTCGCGTAGTTTGCGTCTTTTGAAAGCCGTGTGTGTATACGATTTTTTCGCCGTTTGCGTTCATAGCGGTTGCGATCGCAGTAACGAATACGACCGCCGACGACGGTCCCCCGGACGTTTGCCCATTCGAAACCCATTTGGCGAAGTacgataatgttttttttttttttttt contains the following coding sequences:
- the LOC113560320 gene encoding zinc finger protein basonuclin-2-like isoform X1, with amino-acid sequence MVIHGAATGIAPADIHRTTESLFNTGNGRVIGAPLRMRRPEDQSPSAASAGLMMEVWASVASWFLRPEMAGASVPPIVPQPPPMPIRPSRTSTDPPQMAMPPTICTAIRCTVPGCVCDCFTPGKLHIRFCDACGHGWVPHALDKLGFGGASLGNGAVEPIQPNVAFDIASLVLYGCQALPIRLKILLDRLFSVLRQDEVSAVLRGFGWTHEDYARGYILQEPLGGGILERWNICSPEEEPLVLQQFLRFGETRAVTQQLLLHGLGADFRALPALETDMKRLMERQKQQLNNDHKSGFDINKFRTRTPPPQSIPLLPLPLPQLTPRLQLGSSPPSPPKPVFGFAKPPGGLPMLQPPPVGNNACNGAGSPPAGSPTSSVSPLNKLQNMQPFDFRKMQSAASGFGGGKPLQVPSGRRSNNSSTDLLPPPPRPSQQQQQQQQQQQQQQQQQQQQQQNDFNNKYGPPDSLAGSSDFGSDDGDEEEENSQSALNLSKDSAPKALRPHRGHVRKTPQPLKRQWGSAGLPLNLGTQLINPATGKKRVQCNVCLKTFCDKGALKIHFSAVHLREMHKCTVEGCNMMFSSRRSRNRHSANPNPKLHSPHLRRKISPHDGRSSQAHHPMVITPLQASAMNQLAFGAFPLLTGGTDLRATGSKHSSASGLHLAEELRRSAEFSSDNMDEYMDDEEDGIVVDGNAVDDDEDDSEHRSDRSCKRMSEDSEDDGGSTAAEPQNNHHHLNNNNNINNDNNNDRPPIVAIKNVHKRKSMNPTRFAAAADLSDEGMSCADDYGSVASPKDNNNEVAPAVCKSEPNLTDEDDGCLNLSRKRLSPSPVTVGGGGDGDGSGRQSAAEGVGGGSRDSLLSEEDDGLLEEDDDLDDDVDDDLDLDDDLDEDADDLDECDSESDGNHRVYGVFENGRFVATDDVPVDKDNPCACMACGKTFPNQFGVKSHYQRVHLKLMHKCIVDGCNATFPSKRSRDRHSSNLNLHRKLLSTSSPSSSTTEPPRQQSHHRQSSLLQSSQQSVQKQLQQPSASLPPPTPSSQQHPHQTHPVPAPVASSAATTAANIMAAAADNPYGMHAEFLARLYADSQQQFQAFAGGNGLMQVPPQFASGTSVGSPFRHLPAAAAAMAMAAASAANGCGNVTSPPSAARLVYSADEDLPATPDKENGSMYACRFCSKSFPDKNGMREHYEQLHMHEMHRCKMPGCGMVFSSRTRRNAHAENSHQQQPALSAGAQAATS
- the LOC113560320 gene encoding zinc finger protein basonuclin-2-like isoform X2, producing MVIHGAATGIAPADIHRTTESLFNTGNGRVIGAPLRMRRPEDQSPSAASAGLMMEWASVASWFLRPEMAGASVPPIVPQPPPMPIRPSRTSTDPPQMAMPPTICTAIRCTVPGCVCDCFTPGKLHIRFCDACGHGWVPHALDKLGFGGASLGNGAVEPIQPNVAFDIASLVLYGCQALPIRLKILLDRLFSVLRQDEVSAVLRGFGWTHEDYARGYILQEPLGGGILERWNICSPEEEPLVLQQFLRFGETRAVTQQLLLHGLGADFRALPALETDMKRLMERQKQQLNNDHKSGFDINKFRTRTPPPQSIPLLPLPLPQLTPRLQLGSSPPSPPKPVFGFAKPPGGLPMLQPPPVGNNACNGAGSPPAGSPTSSVSPLNKLQNMQPFDFRKMQSAASGFGGGKPLQVPSGRRSNNSSTDLLPPPPRPSQQQQQQQQQQQQQQQQQQQQQQNDFNNKYGPPDSLAGSSDFGSDDGDEEEENSQSALNLSKDSAPKALRPHRGHVRKTPQPLKRQWGSAGLPLNLGTQLINPATGKKRVQCNVCLKTFCDKGALKIHFSAVHLREMHKCTVEGCNMMFSSRRSRNRHSANPNPKLHSPHLRRKISPHDGRSSQAHHPMVITPLQASAMNQLAFGAFPLLTGGTDLRATGSKHSSASGLHLAEELRRSAEFSSDNMDEYMDDEEDGIVVDGNAVDDDEDDSEHRSDRSCKRMSEDSEDDGGSTAAEPQNNHHHLNNNNNINNDNNNDRPPIVAIKNVHKRKSMNPTRFAAAADLSDEGMSCADDYGSVASPKDNNNEVAPAVCKSEPNLTDEDDGCLNLSRKRLSPSPVTVGGGGDGDGSGRQSAAEGVGGGSRDSLLSEEDDGLLEEDDDLDDDVDDDLDLDDDLDEDADDLDECDSESDGNHRVYGVFENGRFVATDDVPVDKDNPCACMACGKTFPNQFGVKSHYQRVHLKLMHKCIVDGCNATFPSKRSRDRHSSNLNLHRKLLSTSSPSSSTTEPPRQQSHHRQSSLLQSSQQSVQKQLQQPSASLPPPTPSSQQHPHQTHPVPAPVASSAATTAANIMAAAADNPYGMHAEFLARLYADSQQQFQAFAGGNGLMQVPPQFASGTSVGSPFRHLPAAAAAMAMAAASAANGCGNVTSPPSAARLVYSADEDLPATPDKENGSMYACRFCSKSFPDKNGMREHYEQLHMHEMHRCKMPGCGMVFSSRTRRNAHAENSHQQQPALSAGAQAATS